From Elusimicrobiota bacterium, a single genomic window includes:
- the lepB gene encoding signal peptidase I — MIDFFVSQWNSGMEFKLLVAGVILFIAAQIMKKFKEMFEGPRMKKLYAEILDWVETGWSAVFLAAFLMYLFIQAFKIPSGSMRMTFLEGDHLFVNKYYYGFHIPFTDGKRIWKTHQIKRGDIIVFECPQSALSLVEREKHVRKDFIKRCIALSGDIVEIKDKSLFINGKVVTEPYIDFDDKEIYKEVKLFSSSEQYQRTWESGRFDSLPPSIVRDNFGPVIVPPGYYFVMGDNRDRSFDSRFWGPLPDKNVKGKPILIYWPPKRMRILR, encoded by the coding sequence ATGATTGACTTTTTTGTATCACAATGGAATTCCGGAATGGAATTCAAACTTTTAGTTGCAGGCGTAATCCTTTTTATTGCGGCTCAAATAATGAAAAAATTCAAGGAAATGTTTGAAGGCCCGCGGATGAAAAAGTTATATGCAGAAATTCTTGACTGGGTGGAAACAGGCTGGTCAGCGGTATTTCTTGCGGCATTTTTAATGTATTTATTTATTCAGGCGTTTAAAATTCCTTCAGGAAGCATGAGGATGACATTTCTTGAAGGGGACCATCTTTTTGTGAATAAATATTATTACGGTTTCCATATCCCTTTTACCGACGGAAAAAGAATATGGAAAACACACCAGATCAAACGAGGCGACATAATCGTTTTTGAATGTCCTCAGTCAGCCCTAAGTTTAGTTGAAAGAGAAAAGCATGTGAGGAAAGATTTTATTAAACGTTGCATTGCTTTGAGCGGGGATATAGTAGAAATAAAAGATAAAAGCCTTTTTATAAACGGAAAAGTTGTAACTGAGCCGTATATTGATTTTGATGATAAGGAAATCTACAAAGAAGTAAAATTATTTTCTTCTTCGGAACAATATCAAAGAACTTGGGAATCAGGCAGGTTTGATAGTTTGCCGCCAAGCATTGTAAGAGATAATTTTGGGCCGGTTATTGTTCCTCCGGGATATTATTTTGTTATGGGTGATAACCGTGACCGTTCCTTTGATTCAAGATTTTGGGGGCCTTTACCCGATAAAAATGTGAAAGGAAAACCGATTTTGATATACTGGCCGCCGAAACGAATGAGAATACTACGTTAG
- a CDS encoding glycosyltransferase family 2 protein: MTEISVVIPCLNEEKTIASCIKRARESFLRANLSGEIIVVDNGSSDRTVEIAQNAGAVVISELSKGYGNALIRGIKEAKGEYIVMGDGDNTYDFSEIDKFVMKLKEGNDLAMGSRFKGKILPGAMTWSHQYIGNPILSGMLRLFFGGTISDSHCGLRAFTKDAFKKMNLHTTGMEFASEMVIHALKKKLKISEIPITYYTRAGESKLASFRDAWRHIRFMLLYSPGYLFLAPGLAIFTISFIATIKLAFGPIYAFGRNWDVHPMVFFSMFTLLGWQILSIGIAGKAYANEIGLEEDKMSKKIIKFLSLEKVLIFGIFLIILGLALIIYIFYVWALSNFGVLSEVKTGILALLLTGIGLQTIFTAFLISMLQIKYR; the protein is encoded by the coding sequence ATGACAGAAATTTCCGTAGTAATCCCGTGTTTAAATGAGGAAAAAACAATAGCATCCTGCATAAAAAGAGCAAGGGAATCTTTCCTGCGTGCAAATCTTTCAGGCGAGATTATAGTTGTTGATAACGGTTCCAGCGACCGTACTGTCGAAATTGCTCAAAATGCGGGCGCCGTGGTAATTAGTGAATTAAGCAAAGGCTACGGAAACGCGCTTATAAGGGGAATAAAAGAAGCTAAAGGGGAATATATAGTAATGGGAGACGGCGACAACACATATGATTTTTCAGAAATTGACAAATTTGTTATGAAATTAAAAGAAGGCAATGATCTGGCAATGGGATCGCGGTTTAAAGGAAAAATTCTCCCCGGAGCGATGACCTGGTCGCATCAATACATTGGAAATCCAATACTTTCAGGTATGCTGAGACTTTTTTTCGGCGGGACTATTTCTGACTCTCATTGCGGATTGAGGGCATTTACAAAAGACGCTTTTAAAAAAATGAATTTACATACGACGGGAATGGAGTTCGCCTCTGAAATGGTTATTCATGCCCTGAAAAAGAAACTGAAAATATCAGAAATACCTATCACCTATTATACAAGGGCGGGAGAATCAAAGCTTGCTTCGTTTAGGGATGCCTGGCGCCATATCAGGTTTATGCTTCTTTATTCTCCCGGATATTTATTTCTTGCTCCGGGTCTGGCAATATTTACGATAAGTTTTATAGCTACAATTAAACTAGCATTCGGCCCGATATATGCATTTGGAAGAAATTGGGATGTGCATCCAATGGTGTTTTTTTCGATGTTTACGCTTTTAGGCTGGCAAATTCTTTCAATTGGCATAGCTGGCAAAGCATATGCAAATGAAATTGGCCTTGAAGAAGACAAAATGAGCAAAAAAATAATTAAATTTCTTTCCCTTGAAAAAGTTCTAATTTTTGGTATTTTTTTAATAATATTGGGGCTGGCATTGATAATCTATATTTTTTATGTCTGGGCTTTAAGCAATTTTGGAGTACTTTCAGAAGTAAAAACCGGAATTTTAGCCCTTCTGCTGACCGGAATAGGTCTTCAAACTATTTTTACAGCATTTTTGATAAGTATGCTTCAAATAAAATACCGCTAA
- the hemW gene encoding radical SAM family heme chaperone HemW has translation MLGLYIHIPFCRKKCNYCDFVSQVAEDEQILEYLEAIKIEMNKYFNFQISTIYLGGGTPSILSKDQIKELFLNVKNIFDIKNLKEITVEANPESLRKDKLEAFKNAGVNRLSMGLQSFDNKELKYLGRVHSIEDFKNCYKIARDTGFKNISLDLIYGLPNQTKKVWENNLKKAVQFNPEHISLYPLIIETGTLLHNIEAKVDEDLQAEVYEWSMDFLKKCGYEQYEISNWAKPGFESKHNLNYWHNGEYLGIGVSAASHYKNRRYKNTEDIVLYMQNMKSGKDVFEEYEEISYEKKLSEEIILNLRCSQGFLESNEINIKYGDIIDDLLKNNLIEKNKESVYLTRKGKLLANQVMMRFV, from the coding sequence ATGTTAGGTTTATACATTCACATTCCTTTTTGCAGAAAAAAGTGCAATTATTGCGACTTTGTGTCTCAAGTCGCTGAAGACGAACAGATTCTTGAATATTTGGAAGCAATTAAAATTGAAATGAATAAATATTTTAACTTTCAGATTTCAACAATCTATTTAGGCGGCGGAACCCCAAGCATTTTAAGTAAAGATCAAATTAAGGAATTATTCCTGAATGTAAAAAATATTTTTGATATAAAAAATCTTAAAGAAATAACCGTTGAGGCTAATCCAGAATCTTTAAGAAAAGATAAGCTAGAAGCATTTAAAAATGCGGGAGTAAACAGGTTAAGCATGGGATTACAGTCTTTTGATAACAAGGAACTTAAATATCTGGGAAGAGTTCATTCAATTGAAGATTTTAAAAACTGTTATAAAATTGCCCGGGATACAGGTTTTAAAAATATAAGCTTAGATTTGATATATGGATTGCCGAATCAGACGAAAAAAGTATGGGAAAATAATCTGAAAAAAGCAGTTCAGTTCAATCCCGAACATATTTCGCTTTATCCTCTGATTATTGAAACAGGAACTTTGTTGCATAATATTGAGGCAAAAGTTGATGAGGATTTGCAGGCTGAGGTGTATGAATGGTCAATGGATTTTCTCAAAAAGTGCGGATATGAACAATATGAGATTTCAAACTGGGCAAAACCAGGATTTGAGAGCAAACACAACCTTAATTATTGGCATAACGGCGAATACTTAGGAATAGGTGTTTCGGCGGCATCACATTACAAAAATAGGCGTTACAAAAATACTGAGGATATTGTTTTATATATGCAAAATATGAAATCGGGAAAAGATGTTTTTGAAGAATACGAAGAAATCTCTTACGAAAAGAAACTTTCTGAAGAAATAATATTAAATTTAAGATGTTCTCAAGGTTTCTTGGAGTCAAACGAAATTAACATTAAGTATGGCGATATTATAGACGATTTGTTAAAAAATAATCTGATTGAAAAAAATAAAGAAAGCGTTTATCTTACAAGAAAAGGCAAACTTTTGGCAAACCAGGTAATGATGAGGTTTGTATGA
- a CDS encoding SPFH/Band 7/PHB domain protein: MPSALILVLVVLAVIYVFRAVRIVQQYEKGLLETLGQYTKTLNPGLAIIFPPFQNLRIVDMREQVIDVPPQDVITKDNVMVTVDAVIYFQITDPSKVVYNVANFGMASLKLAQTNLRNVIGDMELDSTLTSREKINVQLRQVMDEATDKWGVKVTRVEIQKIDPPRDITDSMSKQMKAEREKRANILEAEGFRQAAILKAEGSKISAILEAEGKSEAIKKVADAEKYKISLVYGAIHEGKPTNDLIAIKYLEALEHVANGQATKIFLPLETSGVLGSIAGVAELFKEKEKSEKK; encoded by the coding sequence ATGCCGTCAGCTTTAATTTTAGTTTTGGTTGTTTTAGCAGTGATCTATGTTTTTAGGGCTGTAAGGATTGTTCAGCAGTATGAAAAGGGGCTCTTGGAAACTTTGGGACAATACACCAAAACGCTTAATCCCGGCCTTGCTATTATTTTTCCTCCTTTTCAGAACTTAAGAATTGTTGATATGAGGGAGCAGGTTATAGATGTTCCTCCTCAGGATGTTATTACGAAAGACAATGTTATGGTTACTGTTGATGCGGTTATTTATTTTCAAATAACTGATCCTTCAAAAGTAGTTTATAATGTTGCAAATTTCGGAATGGCTTCGCTGAAGTTGGCGCAGACAAACCTGAGAAATGTAATCGGAGATATGGAGCTGGACAGTACACTGACTTCTCGTGAAAAAATTAATGTTCAATTAAGGCAGGTTATGGATGAGGCGACCGATAAATGGGGTGTTAAAGTAACTAGAGTTGAAATTCAAAAAATTGATCCACCCCGCGATATTACGGACTCTATGTCAAAACAGATGAAAGCGGAAAGAGAAAAAAGGGCTAATATCCTTGAAGCCGAAGGTTTTCGGCAAGCCGCAATACTAAAAGCGGAAGGTTCCAAAATATCCGCTATTCTTGAAGCCGAAGGAAAATCCGAAGCAATTAAAAAAGTTGCCGATGCTGAAAAATATAAGATTTCTTTAGTCTACGGGGCAATTCATGAAGGTAAGCCGACCAACGACCTGATCGCGATAAAATATTTAGAAGCGCTTGAACATGTTGCAAACGGTCAGGCTACTAAAATATTTTTACCGCTGGAAACAAGCGGAGTTTTGGGATCAATAGCCGGTGTGGCCGAACTTTTTAAAGAAAAAGAAAAATCGGAGAAAAAATAA
- a CDS encoding NfeD family protein yields the protein MNLTYWIIAGLALFVVEIITPGSFFFACLGIGALCSALVSVFISVTWIQFAVFVAGSLISMYTIRPLAKRLIKSEGKKSNVDELIGQKAPVTELINPPNFGRVKISGEIWMAQGEEKIEPGSMVEILAVEGTKLKVRKI from the coding sequence ATGAATTTGACTTATTGGATAATTGCGGGTTTGGCATTATTTGTTGTAGAAATTATTACTCCCGGAAGTTTTTTCTTCGCTTGTCTGGGAATCGGCGCATTATGTTCGGCCTTGGTTTCAGTTTTTATTAGCGTTACTTGGATCCAATTTGCAGTTTTTGTGGCAGGCTCACTTATTTCAATGTATACAATTCGTCCCTTAGCTAAACGGTTGATAAAAAGTGAGGGTAAAAAATCAAATGTTGATGAACTGATAGGACAAAAAGCTCCCGTAACAGAATTAATTAATCCTCCAAATTTTGGGAGGGTTAAAATTTCGGGTGAGATTTGGATGGCGCAGGGTGAAGAAAAAATTGAGCCGGGATCAATGGTTGAAATACTTGCAGTTGAAGGAACAAAATTGAAGGTCAGAAAAATCTAA
- a CDS encoding glycosyltransferase family 4 protein, with translation MKIAIVYDAVYPYVIGGAEKRNWEIAKRLAAKGHDVSLVGMKFWKGSKQLISESVQLKGICPAISLYNRNGKRSFIEPFYFGLFCFFHFLKNKYDIIDCSNFPYFSAIAIFFALLLKRSKTKFVITWHEVWGKKYWKEYIGFLGYFGYLIEKISSNITRNNIVNSLFTKKRLIDLLGNKSETIELIPNGINFGEIDGILEREKENQIIYVGRLIKYKNVDILIDVVKDLINDEDCRYCKNIILKIVGDGPEKQKLSELAVKHKIEKHVIFSGFLDKEELFHELKRSKIFVLPSDREGFGITVIESMALGTPVIARDSEYSALKSLIISGKNGILFKSKEELVLALKNLLIKSNIYDTIVREGFEFAEKYDWDKYIIPKLISCYEKVLNNKSLEECR, from the coding sequence ATGAAAATCGCCATAGTCTATGATGCAGTTTATCCTTATGTTATTGGCGGAGCCGAAAAAAGAAACTGGGAAATTGCAAAGAGGTTGGCTGCAAAAGGGCATGATGTAAGCCTTGTTGGAATGAAATTCTGGAAGGGTTCAAAACAGCTGATCAGTGAAAGTGTTCAGCTAAAAGGCATTTGCCCCGCAATTTCACTTTATAACAGAAATGGTAAAAGGTCATTTATTGAGCCGTTTTATTTCGGGCTTTTTTGCTTTTTTCATTTTCTTAAAAATAAATATGACATAATTGACTGCAGTAATTTTCCTTATTTTTCAGCCATAGCAATTTTTTTCGCTCTTTTATTAAAACGCAGTAAAACAAAGTTTGTAATAACCTGGCATGAAGTTTGGGGTAAAAAATATTGGAAAGAGTATATAGGATTTCTCGGGTATTTCGGGTACTTGATTGAAAAAATAAGTTCAAATATTACAAGGAATAATATAGTAAATTCCTTATTTACTAAAAAAAGACTGATCGATTTATTGGGGAACAAATCTGAAACTATTGAGTTAATTCCGAACGGAATCAACTTTGGCGAAATAGACGGCATTCTAGAAAGAGAAAAAGAAAACCAAATAATATATGTTGGCCGCTTGATCAAATACAAAAATGTAGATATTCTGATAGATGTTGTGAAAGATTTGATAAATGATGAAGATTGTCGTTATTGTAAAAATATTATTTTAAAAATCGTTGGTGATGGGCCTGAAAAACAAAAATTATCAGAATTAGCTGTAAAGCATAAAATTGAAAAGCATGTAATTTTTTCAGGGTTCCTGGATAAAGAAGAACTTTTTCATGAATTGAAGCGCTCAAAAATATTTGTATTACCATCTGATCGCGAAGGGTTTGGAATAACAGTAATTGAATCTATGGCTCTCGGGACTCCTGTGATTGCCCGCGATTCAGAATATTCAGCTCTAAAATCATTAATAATAAGTGGCAAAAACGGAATTCTTTTTAAAAGCAAAGAAGAATTGGTATTAGCATTGAAAAATCTGTTAATAAAAAGCAATATTTACGATACAATTGTCCGAGAAGGTTTTGAATTTGCAGAAAAGTATGACTGGGACAAATACATTATTCCAAAGCTTATTTCATGCTATGAAAAAGTCTTGAATAACAAAAGTTTAGAGGAATGTCGATAA